One genomic segment of Acanthopagrus latus isolate v.2019 chromosome 14, fAcaLat1.1, whole genome shotgun sequence includes these proteins:
- the dnajc2 gene encoding dnaJ homolog subfamily C member 2 isoform X2, translated as MLLEALDGEETVVFTTAAASVQVQVEPVGRWFEAYFKRRNRSTSASFQELEEEEESEEESEDEEFQLEEYPMLRTLDPKDWKNQDHYAVLGLINLRYKATQKQIKAAHKAIVLKHHPDKRKAAGEQIVEGDNDYFTCITKAIEILSDPVKRRAFDSVDPTFDNAVPSKGEGKENFFQVFAPVFDRNARWSSKKHVPKLGTMESSFEDVDNFYSFWYNFDSWREFSYLDEEEKEKAECRDERRWIEKQNRASRAQRKKEEMNRIRTLVDTAYSCDPRIKKFKEEEKARKESEKKAKADAKRKEQEERERARQAELEAARLQKEKEEEEAKQAAQQAKKEKEIQKKAIKKERQKLRTTCKNWNYFADDETDSVKMMEEVEKLCDRLELTSLQSLNEILASGSKEDSKAAVEKQVQEVNAQLQRERDAEVQARQAARSADQASGGGGGGGGGKGWNEEDLQLLIKAVNLFPAGTNARWEVIANYMNIHSTSGTKRNAKDVINKAKNLQRLDPLQKDEINRKAFEKFKKEHSQVPPTIDNAQPSERFDASGSEGNSAAWTTEEQKLLEQALKTYPVSTPERWEKIAAAVPGRSKKDCMKRYKELVEMVKAKKAAQEQVAAKSKK; from the exons ATGTTGTTGGAAGCGCTGGACGGCGAAGAAACGGTTGTCTTTACAACCGCTGCCG cctcTGTGCAGGTCCAGGTGGAGCCTGTGGGGCGGTGGTTCGAGGCCTACTtcaagaggaggaacaggagcacATCTGCCTCCTTCCAGGAGcttgaggaggaagaggagtcagAAGAGGAGTCAGAAGATGAGGAGTTCCAGCTAGAGGAGTACCCCATGCTCCGGACACTTGACCCAAAAGACTGGAAG AATCAAGATCACTATGCTGTCCTCGGCCTCATAAACTTGAGGTACAAAGCCACACAGAAACAGATCAAAGCTGCCC ACAAAGCAATTGTGCTGAAGCACCATCCTGACAAGAGGAAAGCTGCAGGAGAGCAGATTGTTGAGGGAGACAACGACTACTTCACCTGTATAACTAAAG CTATAGAAATCCTGTCAGACCCGGTGAAGAGGAGAGCCTTTGACAGTGTAGATCCAACCTTCGACAATGCTGTGCCTTCAAAGGGCGAAGGCAAAGAAAACTTCTTTCAGGTGTTCGCTCCCGTCTTTGATAGAAATGCCAGATGGTCTTCCAAAAAGCACGTTCCCAAACTCGGCACCATGGAGTCCTCTTTCGAAGATGTTGATAATTTTTACTCTTTTTG GTACAACTTTGATTCATGGAGGGAATTCTCATACTTggatgaagaggaaaaggaaaaggctgAATG TCGAGACGAGAGGAGATGGATTGAGAAGCAGAATCGAGCTTCCAGAgctcagaggaagaaggaggagatgaacaGAATACGAACACTAGTCG ATACTGCCTACAGCTGCGACCCTAGAATAAAGAAgttcaaagaagaagaaaaagccaGGAAGGAGTCTGAGAAGAAGGCTAAAGCTGACGCCAAGAggaaagagcaggaggagagggagaga GCCCGGCAGGCGGAGCTGGAGGCGGCTCGGctgcagaaggagaaggaggaagaggaggccaagCAGGCCGCCCAGCAGGccaagaaagagaaagagatccAGAAGAAGGCCATCaagaaggagaggcagaaactCAGGACTACCTGCAAG AACTGGAATTACTTTGCTGACGATGAAACTgacagtgtgaaaatgatggaggaggtggagaagctCTGTGATCGGCTGGAACTGACAAG TCTGCAGTCGCTGAATGAGATCCTGGCCTCGGGCTCGAAAGAGGACAGTAAGGCGGCCGTGGAGAAGCAG GTGCAGGAGGTGAACGcccagctgcagagggagagggacgCTGAGGTCCAGGCGAGGCAGGCGGCCCGCAGTGCCGACCAGGCCAgcggtgggggaggaggaggaggcggggggaAGGGCTGGAACGAGGAGGacctccagctgctcatcaaAGCTGTCAATCTATTCCCTGCTGGAACCAATGCCAG ATGGGAAGTTATTGCCAACTACATGAACATACACTCCACCAGTGGCACGAAGAGAAACGCCAAAGACGTCATCAACAAAGCCAAGAACCTGCAGAGGCTAG ATCCATTACAGAAAGATGAGATCAACAGAAAAGCCTTTGAGAAATTCAAGAAGGAACACTCTCAAGTACCGCCCACCATAGACAATGCTCAGCCCTCGGAGAGATTTGATG CCTCTGGTAGTGAAGGTAACAGTGCTGCGTGGACCACCGAGGAACAGAAACTTCTGGAACAAGCCCTGAAGACTTACCCAGTGAGCACACCTGAGCGCTGGGAGAAGATCGCAGCTGCCGTCCCAGGACGGAGCAAGAAAGACTGTATGAAGAGATACAAG gagctggtggagatggTTAAAGCCAAGAAAGCTGCACAGGAACAGGTGGCGgccaaaagtaaaaaatga
- the dnajc2 gene encoding dnaJ homolog subfamily C member 2 isoform X1 yields MLRTLDPKDWKNQDHYAVLGLINLRYKATQKQIKAAHKAIVLKHHPDKRKAAGEQIVEGDNDYFTCITKAIEILSDPVKRRAFDSVDPTFDNAVPSKGEGKENFFQVFAPVFDRNARWSSKKHVPKLGTMESSFEDVDNFYSFWYNFDSWREFSYLDEEEKEKAECRDERRWIEKQNRASRAQRKKEEMNRIRTLVDTAYSCDPRIKKFKEEEKARKESEKKAKADAKRKEQEERERARQAELEAARLQKEKEEEEAKQAAQQAKKEKEIQKKAIKKERQKLRTTCKNWNYFADDETDSVKMMEEVEKLCDRLELTSLQSLNEILASGSKEDSKAAVEKQVQEVNAQLQRERDAEVQARQAARSADQASGGGGGGGGGKGWNEEDLQLLIKAVNLFPAGTNARWEVIANYMNIHSTSGTKRNAKDVINKAKNLQRLDPLQKDEINRKAFEKFKKEHSQVPPTIDNAQPSERFDASGSEGNSAAWTTEEQKLLEQALKTYPVSTPERWEKIAAAVPGRSKKDCMKRYKELVEMVKAKKAAQEQVAAKSKK; encoded by the exons ATGCTCCGGACACTTGACCCAAAAGACTGGAAG AATCAAGATCACTATGCTGTCCTCGGCCTCATAAACTTGAGGTACAAAGCCACACAGAAACAGATCAAAGCTGCCC ACAAAGCAATTGTGCTGAAGCACCATCCTGACAAGAGGAAAGCTGCAGGAGAGCAGATTGTTGAGGGAGACAACGACTACTTCACCTGTATAACTAAAG CTATAGAAATCCTGTCAGACCCGGTGAAGAGGAGAGCCTTTGACAGTGTAGATCCAACCTTCGACAATGCTGTGCCTTCAAAGGGCGAAGGCAAAGAAAACTTCTTTCAGGTGTTCGCTCCCGTCTTTGATAGAAATGCCAGATGGTCTTCCAAAAAGCACGTTCCCAAACTCGGCACCATGGAGTCCTCTTTCGAAGATGTTGATAATTTTTACTCTTTTTG GTACAACTTTGATTCATGGAGGGAATTCTCATACTTggatgaagaggaaaaggaaaaggctgAATG TCGAGACGAGAGGAGATGGATTGAGAAGCAGAATCGAGCTTCCAGAgctcagaggaagaaggaggagatgaacaGAATACGAACACTAGTCG ATACTGCCTACAGCTGCGACCCTAGAATAAAGAAgttcaaagaagaagaaaaagccaGGAAGGAGTCTGAGAAGAAGGCTAAAGCTGACGCCAAGAggaaagagcaggaggagagggagaga GCCCGGCAGGCGGAGCTGGAGGCGGCTCGGctgcagaaggagaaggaggaagaggaggccaagCAGGCCGCCCAGCAGGccaagaaagagaaagagatccAGAAGAAGGCCATCaagaaggagaggcagaaactCAGGACTACCTGCAAG AACTGGAATTACTTTGCTGACGATGAAACTgacagtgtgaaaatgatggaggaggtggagaagctCTGTGATCGGCTGGAACTGACAAG TCTGCAGTCGCTGAATGAGATCCTGGCCTCGGGCTCGAAAGAGGACAGTAAGGCGGCCGTGGAGAAGCAG GTGCAGGAGGTGAACGcccagctgcagagggagagggacgCTGAGGTCCAGGCGAGGCAGGCGGCCCGCAGTGCCGACCAGGCCAgcggtgggggaggaggaggaggcggggggaAGGGCTGGAACGAGGAGGacctccagctgctcatcaaAGCTGTCAATCTATTCCCTGCTGGAACCAATGCCAG ATGGGAAGTTATTGCCAACTACATGAACATACACTCCACCAGTGGCACGAAGAGAAACGCCAAAGACGTCATCAACAAAGCCAAGAACCTGCAGAGGCTAG ATCCATTACAGAAAGATGAGATCAACAGAAAAGCCTTTGAGAAATTCAAGAAGGAACACTCTCAAGTACCGCCCACCATAGACAATGCTCAGCCCTCGGAGAGATTTGATG CCTCTGGTAGTGAAGGTAACAGTGCTGCGTGGACCACCGAGGAACAGAAACTTCTGGAACAAGCCCTGAAGACTTACCCAGTGAGCACACCTGAGCGCTGGGAGAAGATCGCAGCTGCCGTCCCAGGACGGAGCAAGAAAGACTGTATGAAGAGATACAAG gagctggtggagatggTTAAAGCCAAGAAAGCTGCACAGGAACAGGTGGCGgccaaaagtaaaaaatga
- the pmpcb gene encoding mitochondrial-processing peptidase subunit beta, translating to MAASVQRLTLAGRFLLQRHLLKTNSLSRFTAGQHRLLATQAAQQVALNVPETKVTTLENGLRVASEDAGLTTCTVGLWIDAGSRYENERNNGTAHFLEHMAFKGTRKRSQLDLELEIENMGAHLNAYTSREQTVYYAKAFSKDLPRAVEILADIIQNSTLGEAEIERERGVILREMQEVETNLQEVVFDYLHATAYQSTALGRTILGPTENIKTINRGDLVEYITTHYKGPRIVLAAAGGVSHDELIDLAKYHFGKLPGRYKGDAPELPPCHFTGSEIRVRDDKMPLAHIAIAVEAVGWSHPDTIPLMVANTLIGNWDRSFGGGVNLSSKLAQMACQGNLCHSFQSFNTCYTDTGLWGLYMVCEPGTINDMMHFTQMEWMSLCTSVTESEVARAKNLLKTNMLLHLDGSTPICEDIGRQMLCYSRRIPLHELEARIDAIDATTIKDVCAKYIFNKAPAIAAVGPIEQLPDYNQIRSGMFWMRT from the exons ATGGCGGCGTCCGTACAGCGTCTCACACTTGCTGGGAGATTTCTCCTACAAAGACATTTACTGAAGACAAATTCTTTAAGCCGG TTCACAGCAGGACAGCACAGACTCTTGGCCACTCAGGCTGCTCAGCAGGTGGCTCTGAATGTCCCAGAGACCAAGGTGACCACTTTAGAAAACGGACTGAGGGTGGCTTCAGAGGACGCTGGGCTTACTACCTGCACA GTGGGCCTGTGGATAGATGCTGGGAGTCGCTACGAGAACGAGAGAAATAATGGCACAGCACATTTTTTGGAACATATGGCCTTTAAG ggcaCCAGGAAGCGTTCCCAGCTGGATCTGGAGTTGGAGATCGAGAACATGGGCGCTCATCTGAACGCCTACACATCCAGAGAGCAAACTGTGTATTATGCCAAAGCTTTCTCTAAAGATCTCCCACGAG CTGTGGAGATCCTGGCTGACATCATCCAGAACAGCACGCTGGGTGAGGCAGAGATCGAGAGGGAGCGAGGGGTGATCCTCAGAGAGATGCAGGAAGTGGAGACGAATCTGCAGGAGGTGGTCTTTGATTACCTGCATGCTACTGCGTATCAGTCCACTGCTTTGGGCCGGACCATCCTGGGGCCCACTGAGAACATCAA GACCATCAACAGAGGTGACCTGGTGGAGTACATCACTACTCACTACAAAGGCCCCAGAATagtgctggctgctgctggag GAGTTTCTCACGATGAGCTTATCGATTTGGCCAAGTACCACTTTGGAAAACTTCCTGGCAGATATAAGGGTGACGCTCCAGAACTTCCTCCATGCCACTTCACAGGAAGTGAG ATCCGTGTACGTGATGACAAGATGCCTCTGGCTCATATTGCCATTGCAGTGGAGGCGGTTGGATGGTCACACCCTGACACCATCCCCCTCATGGTGGCCAACACTCTCATTGGAAACTGGGACCGCTCCTTTGGCGGAGGTGTG AATCTGTCCAGTAAACTGGCTCAGATGGCCTGTCAGGGCAACCTGTGCCACAGCTTCCAGTCCTTCAACACCTGCTACACAGACACAGGCCTGTGGGGGCTCTACATGGTGTGTGAGCCCGGCACCATCAATGACATGATGCACTTCACTCAGATGGAATG GATGTCTCTTTGTACGAGTGTGACGGAGAGCGAGGTGGCACGGGCCAAAAATCTGCTCAAGACCAACATGCTCCTACATCTGGATG GATCCACCCCTATCTGCGAGGACATCGGCAGACAGATGCTGTGCTACAGTCGCAGGATCCCTCTGCATGAGCTGGAGGCTAGAATTGAT GCTATTGATGCTACGACCATCAAGGACGTGTGCGCCAAATATATCTTCAACAAAGCTCCTGCCATCGCAGCAGTTG gtCCAATTGAACAGCTGCCAGACTATAACCAGATCCGAAGTGGAATGTTCTGGATGAGAACCTGA
- the phax gene encoding phosphorylated adapter RNA export protein, which yields MADGGELMDGDLEDGEISGSGSDTEMGTAAAALTRPQVPPAFSGQSFQNRAAAQPPAAAYRSAGRTVESSDSDPDSSDEEAAVWRKKRQKVSNAPQPPAFTTQPGPTRMPAPGALGSRKVNNIWGSVVQEQCQDAVAAELGIFGMEGEISMSSRNVETYNYVLARKIMEKERELERQDNEGEVNMLDTQLEEYMKSKDAGERAGGDAKRKRSAKERLGPRAEMDIKGRYEITEDDPEDKVADEIAHRLQEPKADLIERVVKVIGKKKAIELLGETATLEESGGVYTMDGSRRRTPGGVYLNLLKNTPSISRNQCKKIFLEEQQKENKSKKAAQKRRRHVVAKKMKQAIGTLNLHEHDDVSRETFASDTNEALESLEEAAEEEEEGQEEAAVGIEETPVVYNSADLEVF from the coding sequence ATGGCGGACGGTGGAGAGCTAATGGACGGCGACCTGGAAGATGGAGAGATCTCCGGGTCCGGCTCGGATACCGAGATGGGAACCGCTGCAGCAGCACTAACTCGACCCCAGGTTCCTCCAGCTTTTAGCGGCCAGTCCTTCCAAAACAGAGCCGCTGCCCAGCCCCCCGCCGCCGCCTACCGCAGCGCTGGTAGGACGGTGGAGTCCAGTGACAGTGACCCGGACTCGTCGGACGAGGAGGCGGCTGTGTGGCGCAAGAAGCGCCAAAAAGTGTCAAACGCTCCTCAGCCGCCTGCCTTCACCACCCAGCCGGGGCCGACCCGCATGCCCGCCCCCGGTGCACTGGGAAGCCGCAAGGTGAACAACATCTGGGGCTCTGTGGTCCAGGAGCAGTGCCAGGATGCCGTGGCTGCAGAGCTTGGCATATTTGGCATGGAGGGTGAAATCAGCATGTCCAGCAGGAACGTGGAGACTTACAACTATGTCCTGGCACGTAAGAtaatggagaaggagagggagctggagaggcAGGATAATGAAGGAGAAGTGAATATGTTGGACACCCAGCTGGAGGAGTACATGAAGAGCAAGGATGCAGGGGAGAGGGCAGGAGGGGATGCCAAGAGGAAGAGGTCAGCTAAAGAGAGACTGGGCCCCAGGGCGGAGATGGACATCAAGGGCAGGTATGAGATCACAGAGGACGACCCGGAGGATAAGGTGGCGGATGAGATCGCGCACAGGCTGCAGGAGCCCAAAGCAGACCTGATAGAGCGCGTTGTTAAAGTCATCGGGAAGAAGAAAGCCATAGAGCTGCTCGGCGAGACCGCCACGCTGGAGGAAAGCGGCGGCGTGTACACCATGGACGGCAGCAGGCGACGAACACCCGGCGGGGTGTACCTCAACCTGCTGAAGAACACACCCAGCATCAGCAGGAACCAGTGCAAGAAGATTTTCCTCGAGGAGcaacagaaggagaacaagaGCAAGAAAGCCGCCCAGAAGAGGAGGCGGCACGTGGTGGCCAAGAAGATGAAGCAGGCCATCGGCACGCTGAACCTGCACGAGCACGACGACGTCTCCAGGGAGACTTTCGCCAGCGACACCAACGAGGCCTTGGAGTCgctggaggaggctgcagaggaggaagaggagggtcaGGAGGAAGCTGCGGTGGGCATTGAGGAGACACCAGTGGTCTACAACTCTGCAGACCTGGAGGTCTTCTGA